CGGCGACGGCGGAGCGTAGCGCCGAATCTTCGAACCTGTCAAGGAAAATGGGCCGGAACGGGGGCCATATGTCCCCAGGACGCGACGCAACCTGTTTTAAACATTGCAACTTGGCGAGACTTGCGATACCATTACAGGTAGACGGGGCGGCATGCGCCCACCCGTCATCCCGCGAGCCCGCCCCGTGGGGAGCGCGAGGGAGGCGTGCTTGGATTTCAAGGTCGGCGACAAGGTCGTCTATCCCAATCATGGCGTAGGGGTTATCGAGCAGGTCACCAATCAGTCCATCGGCGACCTCGTCTCGTCATTCTACCGGCTCAGGATCCTCTCCACCGACAGCACGGTGATGGTCCCAGTCGGCAACACTTCGGCGGTCGGGCTGCGCAAGGTCCTCACCCGGCGCGAGGTGACGCGCGTTCTGGGAGTGCTCAAGAACGGCGAGGTGGCCACCTACGACGACTGGAAGGGACGGTTCCAGGCCAACTCGGAGAAGATGCGCACCGGCGACATCCTGGCGGTGGCCGAGGTCCTGAAGAGCCTGTCCGTGCTGAGCGAGGTGAAGCCACTCTCCTACCGCGAGCGGAAGATGCTCGATCGGGCCCGCTTCCTGCTCGTTTCGGAGCT
This region of Terriglobia bacterium genomic DNA includes:
- a CDS encoding CarD family transcriptional regulator, whose product is MRPPVIPRARPVGSAREACLDFKVGDKVVYPNHGVGVIEQVTNQSIGDLVSSFYRLRILSTDSTVMVPVGNTSAVGLRKVLTRREVTRVLGVLKNGEVATYDDWKGRFQANSEKMRTGDILAVAEVLKSLSVLSEVKPLSYRERKMLDRARFLLVSELAEASNKGPAEVEGLIDSALAECIKGAKGKLEH